The proteins below come from a single Erythrobacter sp. SG61-1L genomic window:
- a CDS encoding FecR domain-containing protein: MKNEAALSETSSLEFQAAEWIDRRTSGEPFDESAFQSWLAGDSRRPLVFDTMWQHIMGEDMDAALHRFDRRSASRRKLVAGAVVAVLVMAGGYKAMPMVELQLAQPQKFAVNGEDIREVELADGTQIFLAGGAHVTVRYTRHDRVVELTQGAIFANVAHDERRPFRIDTGGARIVDLGTSFEVSSRPGNVRVTVASGVVEFGRNGWFGQPIRLVQKQAASLGPAGLRRIADVAPDDVARWRNEWVEYKGAPLRQVVADLQTLSPLPITIADESLANKLVGGRIRLTDPAGQLENLAIIHEFRVRRGDDGLIVSGN; this comes from the coding sequence TTGAAAAACGAGGCGGCCCTGTCCGAGACTAGTTCCCTTGAGTTCCAGGCAGCGGAATGGATAGACCGGCGCACCAGCGGCGAGCCGTTCGACGAGTCCGCCTTTCAGTCCTGGCTCGCCGGGGATTCCCGGCGCCCTCTGGTGTTCGACACTATGTGGCAGCACATCATGGGAGAGGACATGGACGCCGCCCTGCACCGGTTTGACCGGCGATCCGCTTCCAGACGCAAACTTGTCGCAGGGGCAGTGGTCGCCGTGCTGGTCATGGCAGGCGGTTACAAAGCCATGCCCATGGTTGAGTTGCAGCTCGCCCAGCCGCAGAAGTTTGCAGTAAACGGCGAAGATATCCGCGAGGTCGAACTTGCGGACGGAACGCAGATCTTCCTGGCAGGCGGTGCACATGTGACGGTGCGCTATACGCGCCATGACCGAGTGGTTGAGCTTACCCAGGGCGCGATCTTTGCCAATGTCGCCCATGATGAGCGGCGGCCCTTCAGAATCGATACTGGAGGCGCCCGCATCGTTGACCTCGGCACGAGCTTCGAGGTTTCGAGCAGGCCCGGGAATGTCCGCGTCACAGTGGCTTCGGGTGTGGTCGAATTCGGTCGCAATGGCTGGTTTGGCCAGCCGATCAGACTGGTTCAGAAACAGGCGGCCAGCCTTGGCCCGGCGGGACTGCGCCGGATAGCGGATGTGGCACCCGACGATGTCGCCCGCTGGCGAAATGAGTGGGTGGAATACAAGGGAGCGCCCCTGAGGCAGGTGGTGGCCGATCTGCAAACGCTCTCGCCTTTGCCCATCACCATTGCCGATGAAAGCCTCGCAAACAAGCTGGTCGGCGGCCGGATTCGTCTGACCGATCCGGCGGGCCAGCTTGAAAATCTGGCTATCATCCATGAGTTTCGCGTGCGACGCGGCGATGATGGCCTGATCGTTTCAGGCAACTGA
- a CDS encoding TonB-dependent receptor — protein MAKEAIDLHSGTLEDSLNALSRQYGAQILYDQALLRGKKAPAIQGVSSVETALARLLHGSGLTYQKRGSTYLVVGDKARNTAKPKPDTKPAGKASSAATAQPLAEAAPALADEIVVVGERAVDQSNIARKYEMDEIYDSVNVDDVGQLPDFNIPEAMRRIAGVSAIYDEDEGQFMTARGLPVSYNLTTFDGMVMSTIGGYGDGSRNINMQAIPSTALKRLEVYKSHMSDQDLGWVGAHFNTDTRSAFDARGLYLVARAKLNYFTANDTPTAVPVGDANSADTLGYQADLTVSDHFGSDDQFGFVLGGSYYYKNRHQYKTQYNTLGYLGADEDGDGVGDTVVPREIRAYAYTNAVERAGVVAKLEWKPDPMTYLAWTGALYTMNESENRFMHGIRGISESNMKVTDATSGTFAKGYGEIQAAYFPNNRRQISSKLHGDHTWSNDGKLSMDLGYSQHRLKDDAFPDVSIRTATNIAGTYDTSDTFWRLIPNEASTTAWYSSPSYVNVTSNDIRSRHSEERVIDFKADYDWHTQGELGLGFKTGIKITDLYRTRDDGRIRGVRGTNTGISDYDFTYLSDFEISGRDGQPMLLLDFQRWQEVMSQTEDVNSSYEYDRQDDSAYGETIKAVYAMGTYATDRMKLAAGLRYEDVDVRGWYNAVEEASPHDLYSRQDIKGGYRALSPSVSFRYALADDLRLKLAFSQTLGRPNPEQVAKSGESVSFNADDELTSATRGNPDLKPRRSSNLDGALEYYFSGRKNLIMVGAFYKYIQDEIVTRTSVMDLVYDGVLYEDVRVKQPQNAENARVWGAEAQIVLSDLSFLPKPFDRLGFNANALLTRARMKYSDNLELAFLPYQSKFVANVAVSYEWTNRLETRVAYNFLGGYQDGVSLNSDETAVNLKSQTRWTDWQTIDAKLQYKVTDKLRVELEAKNLTNANRRKMQGPGFQYIYEENEFGRSFFLGATYRF, from the coding sequence TTGGCGAAGGAAGCCATCGACCTTCACTCCGGAACCTTGGAGGATTCTCTCAACGCCCTATCCCGTCAATACGGCGCTCAGATATTGTATGATCAGGCCTTGTTGCGCGGCAAGAAAGCGCCGGCAATTCAAGGCGTATCTTCGGTCGAAACGGCGCTGGCCCGGCTTCTGCACGGGTCGGGCCTCACCTATCAAAAACGTGGAAGCACTTATCTGGTTGTCGGAGACAAGGCCCGGAACACGGCCAAGCCCAAGCCCGACACAAAGCCAGCAGGCAAAGCGAGTTCGGCCGCGACTGCCCAGCCACTGGCAGAAGCAGCTCCCGCACTTGCAGATGAAATCGTGGTTGTGGGTGAGAGGGCTGTCGATCAGTCGAATATTGCCCGCAAATACGAGATGGACGAAATCTACGACTCCGTGAACGTGGATGATGTCGGCCAACTTCCTGATTTCAACATCCCGGAAGCCATGCGCCGAATTGCCGGCGTTTCGGCAATTTACGACGAGGACGAAGGCCAGTTCATGACGGCGCGTGGCCTGCCCGTCTCCTACAATCTCACGACCTTTGACGGCATGGTGATGTCCACCATCGGCGGCTATGGCGATGGCTCGCGCAACATCAACATGCAGGCCATTCCTTCCACCGCGCTCAAGCGGCTGGAAGTCTACAAATCCCATATGTCCGATCAGGACCTTGGCTGGGTGGGCGCCCATTTCAACACCGACACCCGGTCTGCCTTCGATGCCAGGGGCCTTTATCTCGTCGCGCGCGCCAAGCTGAATTACTTCACCGCCAATGACACACCCACGGCCGTTCCGGTGGGAGACGCCAACAGCGCCGACACGCTGGGCTATCAGGCCGATCTGACCGTCAGCGACCATTTCGGTTCGGATGACCAGTTCGGCTTCGTTCTGGGCGGAAGCTATTATTACAAGAACCGCCACCAATACAAAACCCAGTACAATACGCTCGGCTATCTCGGGGCCGACGAGGATGGCGATGGGGTGGGCGATACGGTCGTCCCACGGGAAATTCGTGCCTATGCCTATACCAATGCGGTCGAGCGCGCGGGCGTCGTGGCCAAGCTGGAATGGAAGCCCGATCCGATGACCTATCTGGCCTGGACCGGCGCGCTCTACACGATGAACGAATCCGAAAACCGTTTCATGCACGGCATCCGCGGGATCAGCGAAAGCAACATGAAGGTGACGGACGCCACCTCTGGCACCTTCGCGAAGGGTTATGGTGAAATCCAGGCAGCCTATTTCCCGAACAATCGACGCCAGATCAGTTCCAAGCTTCACGGCGACCATACATGGAGCAATGACGGCAAGCTGAGCATGGATCTCGGCTACAGCCAGCACAGGCTGAAGGATGATGCCTTCCCCGACGTCAGCATTCGCACGGCGACCAATATTGCCGGCACTTACGACACATCGGACACCTTCTGGCGCCTGATCCCAAATGAAGCATCGACCACGGCGTGGTATTCCAGCCCCAGCTACGTGAACGTCACCTCCAACGACATTCGCTCGCGCCATAGCGAGGAGCGGGTGATCGATTTCAAGGCGGATTACGACTGGCACACGCAGGGCGAGTTGGGCCTGGGCTTCAAGACCGGGATCAAGATTACCGATCTCTATCGCACGCGTGACGATGGCCGCATCCGCGGCGTGCGAGGCACGAACACCGGCATTTCCGATTACGACTTCACCTATCTGAGCGATTTCGAAATTTCCGGGCGCGACGGGCAGCCCATGCTGTTGCTCGATTTCCAGCGCTGGCAGGAAGTGATGAGCCAGACAGAGGATGTGAACAGTTCCTATGAATATGATCGCCAGGACGACAGCGCCTATGGCGAGACCATCAAGGCGGTCTACGCCATGGGCACTTACGCCACCGATCGAATGAAGCTGGCCGCCGGCCTGCGCTATGAAGATGTGGATGTGCGCGGTTGGTACAATGCGGTGGAGGAAGCTTCTCCGCATGATCTCTACAGCCGCCAGGACATCAAGGGTGGTTACCGCGCACTGAGCCCCAGTGTCAGCTTCCGTTATGCGCTGGCCGACGACTTGCGCCTGAAGCTGGCCTTCAGCCAAACGCTGGGCCGTCCCAATCCCGAGCAAGTGGCCAAATCGGGTGAAAGCGTATCGTTCAACGCGGATGACGAACTGACGTCAGCGACACGCGGCAACCCCGATCTGAAGCCGCGTCGTTCCTCCAATCTGGATGGCGCTCTGGAATATTACTTCAGCGGCCGAAAGAACCTGATCATGGTCGGGGCCTTCTACAAATATATCCAGGATGAGATCGTCACCCGCACCAGCGTGATGGACCTTGTCTATGATGGTGTCCTGTATGAGGACGTGCGGGTCAAACAGCCGCAGAACGCCGAGAACGCGCGGGTCTGGGGTGCCGAGGCGCAGATTGTGCTGTCCGATCTGAGCTTCCTGCCCAAGCCGTTTGACCGGCTGGGCTTCAATGCCAACGCCCTGCTCACCCGTGCCCGGATGAAGTATAGCGACAATCTGGAACTGGCCTTCCTGCCTTACCAGTCGAAATTCGTGGCCAATGTCGCCGTCAGCTACGAATGGACGAACCGGCTGGAAACCCGCGTCGCCTATAATTTCCTGGGCGGTTATCAGGACGGCGTAAGCCTCAATTCCGACGAGACCGCGGTCAATCTCAAGAGCCAGACCCGCTGGACCGATTGGCAAACCATCGATGCCAAGCTGCAATACAAGGTGACCGACAAACTGCGGGTGGAACTTGAAGCGAAGAACCTGACGAACGCCAATCGGCGCAAGATGCAGGGGCCGGGCTTCCAGTATATCTATGAAGAGAACGAGTTCGGCCGCTCCTTCTTCCTTGGCGCCACCTATCGTTTCTGA
- a CDS encoding Ca2+-dependent phosphoinositide-specific phospholipase C produces the protein MRLKLAFAGLLACTSASVVHGQSQPQPVPMPPPAQNDCQSDADIEGPCGSMFDDMPMNRIQTIGSHNSYHQRPTPPELKLIEHIRRGPSHGWDYGHAPLADQLDRGMRQLELDVYYDPDGGRYADPLGPRLTAGTRGAAPYDATPMQWPGFKVMHMQDIDVRSSCATLVSCLGEISAWSQAHPGHVPLLIMFNTKQETIDFEGTVRPLPVSRKVFAALETEILSVFVRDRIVTPDDVRRGEATLPEALRKHGWPSLHDTRGKVFFLVDEGESVIKTYLDRSKALEGKLLFVKSVSPEQPHAAVFVENDPLKQYDKICGLVDAGFIVRTRADADLKEARTGDTSRLTAALKSGAQFVTTDLYEAHPDLSDYSVSLEGHRTARLNPHWQGQSPQGALEPIGECPDP, from the coding sequence ATGCGTTTGAAACTTGCCTTTGCCGGGCTACTCGCCTGCACCAGTGCTTCTGTTGTCCATGGCCAGAGCCAGCCCCAGCCCGTGCCTATGCCGCCGCCCGCGCAGAACGATTGCCAGTCCGATGCGGATATCGAAGGCCCCTGCGGCTCGATGTTCGACGATATGCCCATGAACCGGATTCAGACGATCGGTTCGCACAACAGCTATCACCAGCGGCCAACACCGCCGGAACTCAAGCTGATCGAGCATATCCGGCGCGGCCCGTCCCACGGCTGGGATTATGGCCATGCGCCGCTTGCCGATCAGCTTGATCGCGGAATGCGTCAGCTGGAGCTGGACGTCTATTACGACCCCGATGGCGGCCGTTACGCCGATCCGCTCGGCCCGCGGCTGACGGCCGGAACCCGGGGCGCTGCTCCCTACGATGCCACGCCGATGCAATGGCCGGGGTTCAAGGTCATGCATATGCAGGATATCGATGTGCGGTCCAGTTGCGCCACGCTGGTTTCCTGCCTTGGCGAGATCAGCGCATGGTCGCAGGCGCACCCCGGCCATGTACCGCTGTTGATCATGTTCAACACCAAGCAGGAAACTATCGATTTCGAGGGGACTGTCCGGCCATTGCCGGTAAGCAGGAAGGTCTTTGCCGCACTGGAAACAGAGATTCTGTCGGTCTTCGTCCGCGACAGGATCGTGACCCCCGACGACGTACGCCGGGGAGAAGCGACCTTGCCCGAGGCGCTACGCAAGCACGGCTGGCCCAGCTTGCATGATACGCGGGGGAAAGTGTTCTTCCTGGTCGACGAAGGCGAAAGCGTCATCAAGACATATCTGGACCGCAGCAAGGCGCTGGAAGGCAAGCTGCTGTTCGTCAAGTCGGTTTCGCCCGAACAGCCCCATGCGGCGGTGTTTGTGGAGAACGATCCGCTGAAACAATACGACAAGATCTGCGGGCTTGTAGATGCCGGCTTCATCGTTCGCACGCGCGCCGATGCCGACCTCAAGGAAGCCCGCACGGGCGACACATCCCGATTGACCGCAGCGCTCAAATCGGGCGCGCAATTTGTGACCACCGATCTTTACGAAGCCCACCCCGACCTGAGCGATTATTCCGTATCGCTGGAAGGCCATCGCACCGCCCGCCTCAATCCCCATTGGCAGGGGCAGAGCCCGCAAGGCGCCCTGGAACCAATCGGCGAGTGCCCGGATCCCTAG
- a CDS encoding RNA polymerase sigma factor — MAGTASRFHAQHAALLDYVGRQVRDSALSEDIVQEAYLRMLTFEAKPDNTITNRPAFLRRISLNLVRDHFRRVTRVPVVELCETIPCPMPTADQQIERRQLIGLVADVLGKMPRLRREVFIRRRVRGQSAGEVVAAMGLSASAVSHHMARAIVDLHLAIEKIEKRGGPVRD; from the coding sequence ATGGCTGGCACTGCATCCCGATTTCACGCGCAACACGCCGCTCTGCTGGACTATGTCGGCCGGCAGGTGCGTGATTCTGCGCTGAGCGAAGACATCGTGCAGGAAGCCTATCTGCGGATGCTGACCTTTGAGGCCAAACCGGACAATACCATTACCAACCGGCCAGCCTTTCTGCGCCGCATCTCGCTGAATCTGGTGCGGGACCATTTCCGCCGCGTCACCCGTGTTCCGGTTGTTGAATTGTGCGAGACAATTCCCTGTCCGATGCCGACTGCGGATCAGCAAATTGAACGACGGCAACTGATCGGGCTCGTGGCGGATGTTCTGGGCAAGATGCCGCGCCTGCGCCGGGAAGTCTTCATCCGTCGCCGTGTGCGCGGGCAATCTGCGGGTGAAGTCGTGGCAGCGATGGGGCTTTCTGCCAGTGCTGTCAGTCACCACATGGCGCGTGCGATTGTGGACTTGCATCTGGCGATCGAGAAAATTGAAAAACGAGGCGGCCCTGTCCGAGACTAG
- a CDS encoding IS6 family transposase yields the protein MSKAANPFRYFHSSPEIIRMVVMLYERYPLSLRNVEDLLFSHGYDLCHETVRLWWNRFGPMFAAEIRRQRVSHMRGFRHWRWHLDEMYVKLNGEMVYLWRAVDHEGEVLESFVTKKRDKSAASAFMKKALKRHGKPKKIVTDGLRSYPAAMRDLGNLDRREIGRWLNNRAENSHLPFRRRERAMLRFRRMKSLQKFASVQASLHNHFNSERHLVDRQTYKIRRSAALAEWQSLLA from the coding sequence ATGAGCAAAGCCGCCAATCCGTTCAGATATTTTCATTCATCGCCCGAGATCATCCGGATGGTGGTGATGCTCTACGAGCGATATCCGCTGTCATTGCGGAACGTCGAGGATCTGCTCTTCTCGCATGGATATGATCTTTGTCATGAGACGGTGCGGCTTTGGTGGAACCGGTTCGGGCCGATGTTCGCTGCCGAGATCCGCAGGCAGCGCGTGAGCCACATGCGTGGCTTCCGGCACTGGCGGTGGCATCTTGATGAAATGTACGTCAAGTTGAATGGCGAGATGGTTTACCTCTGGCGCGCCGTTGATCATGAAGGTGAGGTCCTGGAATCCTTTGTGACGAAGAAACGGGACAAATCCGCGGCTTCGGCGTTCATGAAGAAGGCGCTGAAGCGCCACGGCAAGCCCAAGAAGATTGTGACTGACGGGCTTCGATCCTACCCTGCTGCGATGCGCGACCTGGGCAATCTCGATCGTCGCGAGATTGGGAGGTGGTTGAACAATCGGGCTGAGAATTCACATTTGCCGTTCCGAAGACGAGAGCGGGCAATGCTGAGGTTTCGACGAATGAAATCGCTACAGAAATTCGCTTCGGTCCAAGCCTCATTGCACAACCATTTCAACTCGGAACGCCACCTCGTCGATCGTCAAACCTACAAGATCCGTCGCTCGGCCGCCCTGGCCGAGTGGCAGTCGCTTTTGGCCTGA